From the genome of Perca fluviatilis chromosome 1, GENO_Pfluv_1.0, whole genome shotgun sequence, one region includes:
- the LOC120563598 gene encoding uncharacterized protein LOC120563598 gives MCAAASEDYAGRADPNNGLRCCRLTAPSCRSLTSALSDSSALRELNLSENNFEDWGLKLLSDRLRKPQCRLKILRKDTDDGGPSISNSSSVVSIPTCSQSIAPNVAAPPCPQVRPAVIQDSTVFIGRSRKQNAFQFSSVHSESKAMGDNDAPKEMEAPVTAVKCLVTNTLPAISLLQISSDPGWSRRDFSSLPHSPSMPSLSQITSEKHKTFTRAKSLPAILLNTSFEEFTPDITADESDETYRFQCSCPGLYQCSVTGLVFHMEGEGEVVYRIVPWNRRLAQHHKKPAGPV, from the exons ATGTGTGCAGCGGCTTCAGAGGATTACGCCGGACGCGCCGATCCTAATAATGG CCTGAGATGCTGCAGGTTAACAGCACCCAGCTGCAGGTCTTTGACCTCTGCCCTCAGCGACTCCTCTGCTCTCAGAGAACTCAACCTGAGCGAAAACAACTTTGAGGACTGGGGGTTGAAGCTGCTCTCTGATCGGCTGAGGAAACCCCAGTGTAGACTGAAGATACTGAG AAAAGACACAGATGATGGTGGACCCAGCATCTCTAACTCCAGTTCTGTTGTCAGTATACCGACCTGCTCTCAGTCCATAGCCCCAAATGTTGCTGCACCTCCATGTCCACAAGTCAGACCAGCAGTCATCCAGGACTCCACTGTCTTCATTGGaagaagcagaaaacaaaatGCATTTCAGTTTTCGTCTGTGCATTCTGAAAGCAAAGCAATGGGTGACAATGATGCTCCGAAGGAAATGGAGGCACCTGTTACAGCTGTGAAGTGCTTGGTCACAAACACCCTTCCAGCCATTTCTCTCCTCCAAATCTCCTCAGATCCTGGTTGGAGTAGAAGAGACTTCAGCAGCCTGCCTCATTCTCCCAGCATGCCTTCACTGAGTCAAATAACCTCTGAAAAGCACAAGACCTTTACACGAGCTAAAAGCTTACCTGCCATTCTGTTAAATACCAGCTTTGAGGAGTTTACACCTGATATCACTGCTGATGAAAGCGATGAAACCTACAGGTTCCAGTGCTCCTGCCCAGGCCTGTACCAGTGCAGTGTGACCGGCCTGGTGTTCCACATGGAGGGAGAAGGGGAAGTGGTCTACAGGATTGTCCCT
- the LOC120563156 gene encoding NACHT, LRR and PYD domains-containing protein 3-like: MKSNRGTAVLEHPPQRVLTKGIAGIGKSVAVQKFTHDWAAGEANQTTDFIFPFTFRDLNLIKDKDWSLLTLIGHYFVEVKDLKESDYSESSVLFIFDGLDESQLPLDFNNNEMCRDVTKTTTLDVLLTNLISGKLLHKASVWITSRPAAASKIPPEIFQRLTEVRGFNDKQKEEYFQKKVSDKEMAQKISDHLQSKTQRSLYIMCHIPVFCWISATALPSLLTETEEAELPKTVTEMYTHFLIIQTKLKEYQEGETDKDVIMKLGKLAFEQLKKGNILFYENEFKSCGIDLKEAAVNSGVCTQIIRKESGLHKQEIYSFIHLSTQEFLAALYVLETFLDRGENLLSSSTSVKVPSEKRRQKHPIPFLLHKNAVDKALVSNNGKWDLFLRFLLGLSQDKNQELLQKRVGFKGRRPQSNQETIKFIHEKIKILSNSEKSINLFHCLNELGDQSLVEQVQKYQSSGKFGKLLPEHWSALAFQLLVSNEDLDVFDLKKYKGSEEVLERLLPVLKASKKALLSNCDLTDRCCENISSVLSSKSSGLEELDLSGNDLYDSGVELLSDGLKSPNCKLQRLRLSNCSLTYRCCENISSVLSSESSGLEKLDLSGNYLLDSGVELLSDGLKSPNCKLQRLRLTCCRLTAAGCRSLTSALSDSSDLRELNLSYNYLENQGVELLSDWLRKPQCRLEILR, encoded by the exons atgaaatccaatcgCGGCACGGCTGTCTTGGAACACCCTCCTCAGAGAGTTCTGACGAAGGGAATCGCTGGCATTGGAAAATCTGTCGCTGTGCAGAAGTTCACTCACGACTGGGCAGCAGGAGAAGCCAACCAAACTACTGATTTCATATTTCCATTCACATTCAGAGACTTAAACTTGATAAAAGATAAGGATTGGAGTCTTCTGACATTAATAGGTCACTATTTTGTAGAAGTGAAGGATTTGAAAGAGTCAGACTACAGCGAATCAAGTGTTTTGTTCATCTTCGACGGCCTGGACGAAAGCCAATTACCTCTGGACTTCAACAACAATGAGATGTGCCGCGATGTTACAAAGACCACAACATTAGACGTCCTGCTGACCAACTTAATCTCAGGGAAACTGCTGCACAAAGCCTCAGTCTGGATCACAAGTAGACCAGCTGCAGCCTCTAAGATTCCTCCTGAGATCTTCCAAAGGCTGACCGAGGTACGAGGCTTTAATGATaagcagaaggaggagtactttcAGAAGAAAGTTAGTGACAAGGAAATGGCTCAGAAGATCTCTGATCATCTTCAGTCAAAGACACAAAGAAGTCTGtacatcatgtgccacatcccagtcttctgttGGATTTCAGCCACGGCTCTCCCGAGTCTCCTAACAGAAACAGAAGAAGCAGAGCTGCCCAAGACTGTGACTGAAATGTACACACACTTCCTGATCATCCAGACAAAGCTGAAGGAATATCAGGAAGGTGAAACAGACAAAGATGTGATCATGAAATTGGGAAAGCTGGCATTTGAACAGCTTAAGAAGGGCAACATACTCTTCTATGAAAACGAGTTTAAAAGTTGTGGAATTGATCTGAAAGAAGCTGCAGTTAATTCAGGAGTTTGTACACAGATCATAAGAAAAGAATCTGGACTTCACAAACAAGAGATTTACTCCTTCATTCATTTGAGTACTCAGGAGTTTCTGGCAGCTCTGTACGTGTTAGAGACTTTCTTAGATAGAGGAGAAAATCTGCTTTCCAGCTCAACAAGTGTGAAAGTGCCATCAGAGAAAAGACGACAGAAACATCCCATCCCATTCCTCCTCCACAAGAATGCAGTGGATAAGGCTTTGGTCAGCAATAATGGAAAATGGGACTTGTTTCTGCGCTTCCTGCTCGGTCTGTCACAGGATAAAAATCAAGAGCTTCTTCAGAAACGAGTTGGATTCAAAGGAAGACGTCCACAGAGCAACCAGGAGACAATCAAGTTCATTCACGAGAAGATCAAGATACTGTCCAACAGCGAGAAGAGCATCAacctgttccactgtttaaATGAGTTGGGTGACCAGTCTCTGGTAGAGCAAGTCCAAAAGTACCAGAGCTCAGGAAAGTTTGGTAAACTCTTACCTGAACATTGGTCAGCTCTGGCCTTTCAGCTGCTCGTTTCCAATGAAGACCTGGATGtctttgacctgaagaaatacaaaGGATCAGAGGAAGTTCTGGAGAGGCTACTGCCAGTGCTCAAAGCATCAAAGAAAGCTTT gtTAAGTAACTGTGACCTCACCGATAGATGTTGTGAGAACATTTCATCAGTTCTCAGCTCAAAGTCTTCTGGTCTGGAGGAGTTAGACCTGAGTGGAAACGATCTGTATGACTCTGGAGTGGAGCTGCTCTCTGACGGTCTAAAAAGTCCCAACTGCAAACTCCAGAGACTCCG gTTAAGTAACTGTAGCCTCACCTACAGATGTTGTGAGAACATTTCATCAGTTCTCAGCTCAGAGTCTTCTGGTCTGGAGAAGTTAGACCTGAGTGGAAACTATCTGCTGGACTCTGGAGTGGAGCTGCTCTCTGACGGTCTAAAAAGTCCCAACTGCAAACTCCAGAGACTCCG CCTGACATGCTGCAGGTTAACAGCAGCTGGCTGCCGGTCTTTGACGTCTGCTCTCAGCGACTCCTCTGATCTCAGAGAACTCAACCTGAGCTACAACTACCTGGAGAACCAGGGGGTggagctgctctctgattggctgaggaAACCCCAGTGTAGACTGGAGATACTGAGGTGA